In Humulus lupulus chromosome 7, drHumLupu1.1, whole genome shotgun sequence, the following are encoded in one genomic region:
- the LOC133792645 gene encoding peroxidase 60-like yields MVCNMKNNNRVLAMATIGLFLILGLSEQCYGALQPGYYNQKCFITTTTGAWPLTKSQTTEVNVEATVKAAMKLAFTNDSTIAAALLRMQFHDCFVKGCDASILLDGKQSEKTATPNLSVRGYEVIDSIKKTLEKSCRQVVSCADIIVMATRDAVSLASGGKVNYGVETGRLDGKVSNASNVNLPGPTISVSDSIKAFQQKGLGVNDMVYLLGGHTVGVAHCFLFQDRLYNFNGTNKPDPTMDPMLVKELKPKCPQKLNIANTVFLDQTPSSSMVVDKAYFNQLVRKRGILKIDQDLAIARQTKDVVSQLAGGKDYEFAQKFGQAMVKLGRVEVITDTRKGEIRRSCNLKN; encoded by the exons ATGGTGTGTAATATGAAGAATAATAATAGGGTTTTGGCCATGGCCACCATCGGCCTCTTCCTTATTTTGGGTCTGAGTGAGCAGTGTTATGGTGCGTTGCAGCCTGGTTACTACAACCAAAAATGCTTCATCACAACTACAACTGGTGCATGGCCACTTACGAAATCTCAAACAACAGAAGTGAATGTTGAGGCCACTGTCAAAGCCGCCATGAAATTAGCCTTCACTAACGACTCCACCATTGCAGCCGCATTGCTTCGTATGCAGTTCCACGATTGCTTTGTTAag GGATGCGATGCTTCAATTCTTCTCGATGGTAAGCAAAGTGAGAAAACTGCAACTCCAAATCTGAGCGTAAGGGGTTATGAAGTTATAGATTCTATAAAGAAAACTTTGGAGAAGAGTTGTCGTCAAGTTGTGTCTTGTGCTGATATCATTGTTATGGCTACCAGAGACGCTGTCAGCTTAGCCAGT GGAGGAAAAGTGAATTATGGTGTGGAAACAGGAAGGTTGGATGGAAAAGTATCCAATGCTTCCAATGTCAATCTCCCTGGTCCTACAATATCAGTGTCTGACTCAATCAAAGCATTTCAACAGAAAGGACTTGGTGTCAATGACATGGTTTATCTTCTTg GTGGTCACACTGTTGGAGTGGCACACTGCTTTCTGTTCCAAGATCGTCTTTACAACTTCAACGGTACTAACAAGCCTGACCCAACAATGGACCCAATGTTGGTAAAAGAGTTGAAGCCAAAGTGCCCTCAAAAGTTAAATATCGCCAACACAGTTTTCTTGGACCAAACTCCAAGCAGTTCCATGGTGGTGGATAAGGCATACTTCAACCAACTAGTGAGGAAGAGAGGAATTCTTAAGATTGACCAAGACTTAGCCATTGCTAGGCAGACTAAAGATGTTGTCTCACAACTCGCCGGCGGCAAGGACTATGAGTTTGCTCAGAAAttcggacaggccatggtcaagttGGGGCGAGTGGAGGTCATCACTGACACCCGTAAGGGTGAGATCAGAAGATCATGCaacctaaaaaattaa